DNA from Thalassoroseus pseudoceratinae:
TCTGTTTGAGGTTGTTTGAGCACGACATCCGCCGGGCCGCTTCACGAGCGGACTGCACTGCTGGCAATAACAGTGCAATCAAGATTGCGATAATTGCAATGACGACGAGCAGCTCAATCAGGGTAAATCCAAATCTCCGGCGGTACTGACGCATGACTTGCCTCGTGAAGAGTAGTAAAGTAGTTTGCCTGTGAAACGACTTGTCACTGCAGCTATTGCTAGGCCGAGTTATTCACTGATTTCAGGTAAATGGTCTACGATCCATAATTGAGTTGACGATCTATTGAATTTCGCGGTGTCCCCTTTTACAGATTGATTTTGCTATATCAAACGGAGTGTCGAGCCATTGCTCAGACCGAGCGGCAGTACACGTGTTTCAGCCGCGTCGATTCGAAGGTCTCCGCGTTTCATTTGCTCTAGTAAAGTGATCGCTTCGCGGCCAAGTTGAGCTTCGTCTACAGTGACCGAAGTTAGCCGGCAGGCCAATGCCCCAATTCGTTGGCTACCTCCGAAGCTAACGAGAGAGACATCTTCGGGTACTCGTAGGCCTTTCTTTGCAAGTAACACATAAATCAACTCCGCCAACGAATCAAAGCTAGTAAAGATCGCGGTCGGACTCGTCTCTTTCCGAAGGAACATTTCTTCAATCGCAGACGCTACCTCGTCTTCGTTTTGAGAGACGTCCGGCGATGGGCCCGACGCGTAGAAGGCCTGAATTTGTGGAGTGTCTTCAGCTTGACTTAACGCCGCCCGGAGTCCGGCTTCATAAGCTTCGGCAGCGGCACTTCGGAAACTCGCGATGAAGGCAACACGAGAATGGCCGGCTCTACTGAGTGCTTCTCCAGCCCGCCGTCCCACATCTTCGAATGGGATACGCAACCAAGGCGTCTTGACCCCTTCGACGGGACGCGAACAACACACCACAGGAATGCCATGTTGTTGTAACTGACGGATATGAAATGCCGGGGTCTTGGTTCCGGCGGTTGGCACGATGGCCACTCCTGCAACTTGACGATCAATCAGCTGAAGAATTGTGTTTCCCTGCTTATCAACGTCGTTGTTCGAGTTGCATACGATGACTTGGCTGTTTACCCCGGCGGCCGCGTCTTCAAAGCTGCATTGGAAGGCAGGATAAAACCCCGTTTGCGTTTCAGGAACGATCAGAGCAAACAGATTTTGTTCGCGTCCGGATCGCGGCTGAACCTGGTCATTGACAAAGGTTCCCTTCCCATGAATGCGTCGGATTAAGCCATCTCGCTCTAAAGCCCCCATCGCTTGGCGAACAGTGCTCCGAGCAATTTCCAGGACCTCGGCCAGCCGATGTTCTGAAGGAAGCATCGCTCCAGGTTCGAGCTCTCCGGATTCGATTTGGCCGACGATGTAATCTTTCAATCGTTCGTACTTCGGCCGGCCGCTTTCCCCACGGATCGGTTGAAGCTCTGGAAATCCGCTTGAGAATTTTGATTTATACACAGCGTTCCACACAGAGGTGAGCGAAGGTGGTATGTACGACACAGTACCACTGATAAGTGCAACATGTCAAATCAAAAATGACTTATAACTCGAAACACCTATCTGCACAGAAAAAGCTCGCCCACTACAACGTCTTAAGGTTGCAGCTACAAAACGATTATGTCGTTTAGGCGACTTTCGCAGTTTTTCTACGTATCGCCAAACAGTGTTTTCATCGCCCCTTCATATTAGTCTACAGCTGGCCCCACGAGGATGCTTTAACACGAATGGTTCGTACAAGTCACACTCAAATAGGTAGTATTGATATGCCCGACGAGTCCGGCAAATTCTTTTGGAGAAAGCGACGTTGGGTCCCCATTTGTGAGAGCCCAGATATCGAGTAGCGGGAAAGCGATTTGGGAGTGGTCGGCCTTTGAAAAACGGATTGATGGGGTATGACGGTTTCGCACGCGTAATTTGAACGAAGGAGAACTGAAAAAGATGGGTGTGAAGAGACGCGAGCGGCATACGCCCAGGCAGATCGTTATGAATCTTTCAGATGCTGGGGTGGACTCGAATGCTAGTCACGACTCAGGGCGAACAAGAAAACCCGATTCGTCGGTCACCGCACCATCTTCCATATCGGCATCCCGATGCGGTCCGACGAGGTTCATGTGGGCGTGAGCCCGCAGCACAGCCTGTTCCTCTCTGGCTGACCGCCTGCGAGCGGTCTCGCCAGAACGGCCGTAACTTGGCGGCACGTTTCCCCAATGACAACCGGTTGTGAGTACCAGCCACAGCCCCTCAAAGCACCTGCTTCTCCACGGAGGACCGACGACCTCTCAGTAGACTCGTTCACCGACCGTCTTTTGGTTCGCGTCTTCATGTCGCGCTGCTGAACGTCGTTCTGTCGCTCATATACCTCGCTGCGACAGGGGCAATTTATTCAGATTTTCCACCCTGAACGTTGGAGGGGGCGTCTCTGATCGGGGGCGGTTTGGGACTGAGTCGAAGGTGCCTCGGGTTGATTCCCCTTCGAAGATCTCAGGGATCCCCTGTGTTGAGGTCATCCAACTCATGGGTTTACGCCAGCTTAATGGTCACATGATCGGCAGGTCCTCGCGAAACTCAATTCGGTGGCGAAAGTGAGATGAATTCGCCCTCGGGAACGATCAGGAGATTCCCGCTCTGCCAATTCGGCGGGCATAGGTCTATGAACTCCTGCGATTGCGGGAATCACTCACCAAGCGGTTTGATCGCTACTTCGATCACCGCCGATTGGGTTCCGTTATACCTTCTATCCGAAAATTGCCATGAAGATCGCCATCATTGCTCATTAAAATATCCGGTTCAACCTCCATTGAATTGGTCATTCAAGAGGTTCGTTGCTTCCGAGTTTTTTTTGACCGTATGGTGATCTCAGTTTTCCTCGGTAACCTGTTACCTGAAATTCGACTTCCAGTCTGCCATAATTATTGTTCCGTTGTCGGATGGCCCGGCAGACTGAGCGAGAGTTATCAAGAAAGCTGACAAAGTGCGATCGATGAAAAACAACCACAACAGTGCTCCCCTGATACACACCCTCGTGTGGTTTGCCGCCACCTGTTCGAGTCTTTCCGGGGGAAGAGCGGCCAGTGCTGCCGACGCTCTTGGTGTTGTTCCCGTGCCAGAATCGGTTCAGATTGAGTTGCTCCCCGATGCTAAACCTCGCAACGTCGTCTTCATTTTATCGGATGACCATCGATACGACGCAATGAGCTTTCTTGGGCACCCCATCGCCGAGACGCCCCGAATGGATGCGATGGCTCGCGACGGAGTGCATTTGAAAAACGCATACGTGACCACTTCGTTGTGCTCACCGAGCCGAGCCTCGATCCTGACCGGTCTATACACGTTTCGGCACCGAGTGATTGACAACCAGCGAGCCGTTCCCGATGGCACGCTCTTCTTTCCTCAATATTTGCAGAAGGCCGGCTATCGCACTGGCTTTGTGGGCAAGTGGCACATGGGCGGCGGAAGTGATCAGCCACGACCTGGTTTCGACTATTGGGTCAGCTTCAAGGGTCAAGGCCACTACCTACCACCGAATCCGAAGTACACGTTGAACGTCAATGGTCAGCGGGTTAAGCAAAAGGGGTACATCACCACCGAACTGACCGATTACGCCATCGACTTTCTGAAGCAGCAACAAGACAGCGACACACCGTTCTTTCTCTACCTGTCACACAAGGCAGTGCATGGCAATTTTGTGCCGGAGCAGAAGTACAAAGGCAAATTTGCCGACAAACCGTTCAATCTACCGGCAAACGCGAATCCAGTTGGGAAGAACACGCTAAACCGTCCACGCTGGGTTCTCGACCAACGGAACAGTTGGCACGGCATGGACTTTCCCTTGCATACCGTCGACAGCATCGAGGAGATTTACAAATGGTACTGCGAAGCACTCTGCAGCGTTGACGATAGCATCGGCGTGGTGATGGACCAGCTGAAAGCAATGGGGATTCATGACGAAACGCTCGTCATCTACATGGGCGACAACGGCTACATGTTCGGCGAGCATGGTTTGATCGACAAGCGAGTCGCTTATGAGACATCGAGCCGAGTGCCAATGTTGATGCAATGCCCCGATCTGCTCAAAGCGGGAACTGTAGTGGATGAGGTTGTTGCGAATATCGACGTCGGTCCGACGATCATGGAAGCAATGGGCCTGCGAAAGCCACCGCATATGGACGGCCGGAGCTTTTTGCCATTGGCGGAACACGTTGGCACAGCAGACTCGCAGAGTCAGAAGATCGCAGATGCAGCATCGACGACGTGGCGTGACTACTTTCTGTACGTCTACTACTGGGAACCCAATTTCCCGATGACGCCAACGCATTTTTCATTGCGTGGCGACCGGTACAAGTACATCACGTACTACGGGCTTTGGGACACTGATGAGTTGTTCGACATCAAGGCCGATCCACATGAGCAGAACAACCTAATCCATGATCCTAAATTTGCCGACCAACGGGATAAGATGCAGAGTCGCCTCTATCAGATGATGGAAGAACTCGGGGGAATGCACATCCCTATGAACGCGCCGCGAGGTCGTCAACACAACAAGCGTTTGCGAAGCCGTGGAGTGCATGATCGAAGCGGAGAAAAGGCTGCAGACTTTCCCGAAGCGATGATCGTCGAAGAAGCATTGAGAACGATACTCAATGACTGACACCAAATGGACTGCACCCTTTGTGAATCATGTCGTGGCTACTTCTTCAGAGTGAAGGTCGTTCTGTACTCTTCATTGAATCGTATCATTTCCGCACCAATTTGGATCGCTGATTAGTTCTAAGATTGGGTACTGCTGCCCGCTGATATTAGCACTGTAATTTTCATTGCAGTGAAGACCAGGCGTCATTCGGGAGACTTGCCAAGAACTTTCTCGAGCGCCGCGGCGATTTTCAGATGACTTAAATGAGGATCTTTCGACATCTTGCCATACTCAATCAGAGCTTTTGCTAAACGCTCTGAGACCACCTTTGATTCCGGCTCGCCATAGAAGTTTCGAACTTCATCAGGATCCCGTTGGGCGTCAAATAGCCAAGGGACATCGTTGACAGAAATGATGAGCTTGTAACGGGCATCCACGGCAGCCACCCATTGAGCATTCTGCCCAGCGTTTCGAAGAAATGTGACCCGTGGCCGTTCTTTGTCAGCCTTCTGGATTGCCGCAGCATCGACTAACTCCGCAGACAGATCTCGTCCCTGATCGTGCGGGTTGCTTGGCAGATTCAAGAGCCCCATCACTGTGGGAGTCAAATCGACCGTGCCCATTGGCTGTGTATAGATTTCTCCGCTTCGAATCCGCTCCGGATAGCGAAGAATCATCGGCACACGGGCCGATCCTTCGTACGGATTCCCCTTGTTTTGGCGATCGTGTTCGTAACATAAGTCGCCATGGTCACTTGTCATGATGACGAGTGTTTGATCGAGTTGGCCTGTCTCTTCCATCTGTCTGAGTAAACGACCAATGTTGTCGTCAATGCACTTCACCATGCCAAAATACTTTGACATGTCATCGCCTCGAAATTTGGGATGTTTTTTGGATGCTCCCAGCCATTTGGGGGCGGGAATCCCGTTGAGGTATGTTCGCGGAGGAGCGAAGGGGAGGTTGTCAAATTGATGATCATAGGGCGGACGAACCGTATTGGGGCCATGCGGATCTGGATAGCTGATTACAGCAAGAAACGGTTTCTTTGTGTGTTGATCCGAAATGTAATCGATCGCACGATCGGTTAGCCAATCTGTCGAAAACGTTTCTTGGTCTGCTCCGTCCACTGCATATGTTGGCTTGCCATTGTTCCTCGCACCGACCATTGGCTGTCCGTCTTTCAATGCAAATTTCTTCCAGTGACCACGATTGAACATGAACTTGGTAAATTGGAATCCACCGTCGACTTTCGGCTGCCATTCCGGTTTGCCGTTTCCACCGAGATGCCATTTCCCGAAAAAGGCCGTTCGATATCCGGCATCATTTAAGCGGTCCGCGAGCGTCGGAACAGTACGATCCAAGACACGATTGTTCGTGGGCACACCAACCGTGTGAGGATACCGCCCGGTAATCATTGCTGCTCGGCAGGGAGAACACACGGGAGAGGTGGCGTAAGCTCGCGTGCACATCACGCCTTCCTTGGCGAGGCGATCCAAGTGTGGCGTGGAAACTACCGCCCCAAGCCCCCACATTTCGGCTTGTTCGCGTGGCATCCATTCTCGATAACACCCCAGCGTCCGAAAGTTGTGCTCGTCGGTGATAATCAAAAGCACGTTGGGCGCAGCGATTGTTAGTGAGGGTTTCGCCAGCGTCGCGACAAGCCAGACCATACCAACGATGCTGGACACAAGCTTTTGACGATCCATGAGAATTCCAACTCGATAGGATTTTGGATGCAACAGGGGGGGGCCGCTGTTGATCGGCGTTCATGATGCTACAGCCAAGGAAGTTGAAGAAAGCTGTGACTCGCGACGCAGATCGTTGCCGCAACTGGATTCATTGAGTCACGCTCTTATCACAAGCTATCACACGCTGTTTCGCATTGCTAGTACCGCTTCAGCCGTGCGGTTGGTCGTGCGATTCACTCAAGGGCAAGCCATCGGTCGAATGTGGTGATGTTGGCGGCAACCGATGTATACAACTGATCGTTGTACTCAACCCGAGTCATTCACCTGCTCATCGGTGTTGAGTGGTATGGCTGCACACGGTGGAGTTTCGCATCGAGTCCCTTCTCCCTTCAGTGCGGGTATGGGCGATGAGTGGCAAATAGATAGGACAAAAGATGCACTAGTTGGTGTTCCAACAGATAGACTTGGGCTAAGTAAATCATCCGCGATTGACAATCAGATTCGATAAGAGCGGCAAAACCCGCCGAGGCACAATGAACGCAGTGGTTCTGCGGTTGGTTACTGTTGCTTCTGCATTGACTTCAGGGATACGAGCTGACAAGTTTTCTCGACGGAGTCCGCCGTTCCCACCGGCTGATAACGCAGTCGCATCTGACCGTCGTCAATTGTGATCAGCGTATAGCCGGGGCGGAACTCCGGCAGGTTGTAGCCGGGAGCGTTCTGTTCCTCCAAACGACGACTTTGGTTGTAGAGAGCCGAGGGAAAAACGATCTCGTGGACTGGCCTATGGTCCTCCCAGCCACGGATACCATTATGAAAGTGGCCATGCATTAGACATAGGATACGATCCCGATGTCGGGTGAGGAGGTTGTAGAGTTCGTGTTGACCGTGTTCCGGTTTCACATACCAACCTCGATCGGGGTGTTGATTCGTGTGGGCAGGGACGTGCATGCACAATGCTACATAGGTTCCATCGTTTTCCGCCTCCTTACAGCTAGTCTCAAGCCAGGCGAGTTGGTCATCGGAGATGAAGCCATCGTGCGAGTCGGATCGGGCGTTGTTTAGTAAGAGAAATCGCAGCCATTTGTGTTCGACTACGGTGTCTACCGGCTGACGAATGTATTTCTCGAAGAGTGGCTGCGGATCATGGTTGCCGGGAATCTCGTGGACCGGCTTGCCGATCTTCTCCCGCGTTTTGAGGTAGATCGGGTACTGCAACTCACGCCCACCATCAACGATGTCCCCCAAATGGAGGACTAACTCGGCAGATGATTTGCCGATCTCTACAGCGGTTTGTTCCCAGAGTCGGGCGGCATGCTCTTTGTCGCGGTAGCCCAAGTGAGTGTCGCTGACAACCACGAGCGACAA
Protein-coding regions in this window:
- a CDS encoding GntR family transcriptional regulator, whose amino-acid sequence is MYKSKFSSGFPELQPIRGESGRPKYERLKDYIVGQIESGELEPGAMLPSEHRLAEVLEIARSTVRQAMGALERDGLIRRIHGKGTFVNDQVQPRSGREQNLFALIVPETQTGFYPAFQCSFEDAAAGVNSQVIVCNSNNDVDKQGNTILQLIDRQVAGVAIVPTAGTKTPAFHIRQLQQHGIPVVCCSRPVEGVKTPWLRIPFEDVGRRAGEALSRAGHSRVAFIASFRSAAAEAYEAGLRAALSQAEDTPQIQAFYASGPSPDVSQNEDEVASAIEEMFLRKETSPTAIFTSFDSLAELIYVLLAKKGLRVPEDVSLVSFGGSQRIGALACRLTSVTVDEAQLGREAITLLEQMKRGDLRIDAAETRVLPLGLSNGSTLRLI
- a CDS encoding sulfatase family protein, with amino-acid sequence MKNNHNSAPLIHTLVWFAATCSSLSGGRAASAADALGVVPVPESVQIELLPDAKPRNVVFILSDDHRYDAMSFLGHPIAETPRMDAMARDGVHLKNAYVTTSLCSPSRASILTGLYTFRHRVIDNQRAVPDGTLFFPQYLQKAGYRTGFVGKWHMGGGSDQPRPGFDYWVSFKGQGHYLPPNPKYTLNVNGQRVKQKGYITTELTDYAIDFLKQQQDSDTPFFLYLSHKAVHGNFVPEQKYKGKFADKPFNLPANANPVGKNTLNRPRWVLDQRNSWHGMDFPLHTVDSIEEIYKWYCEALCSVDDSIGVVMDQLKAMGIHDETLVIYMGDNGYMFGEHGLIDKRVAYETSSRVPMLMQCPDLLKAGTVVDEVVANIDVGPTIMEAMGLRKPPHMDGRSFLPLAEHVGTADSQSQKIADAASTTWRDYFLYVYYWEPNFPMTPTHFSLRGDRYKYITYYGLWDTDELFDIKADPHEQNNLIHDPKFADQRDKMQSRLYQMMEELGGMHIPMNAPRGRQHNKRLRSRGVHDRSGEKAADFPEAMIVEEALRTILND
- a CDS encoding sulfatase family protein, coding for MDRQKLVSSIVGMVWLVATLAKPSLTIAAPNVLLIITDEHNFRTLGCYREWMPREQAEMWGLGAVVSTPHLDRLAKEGVMCTRAYATSPVCSPCRAAMITGRYPHTVGVPTNNRVLDRTVPTLADRLNDAGYRTAFFGKWHLGGNGKPEWQPKVDGGFQFTKFMFNRGHWKKFALKDGQPMVGARNNGKPTYAVDGADQETFSTDWLTDRAIDYISDQHTKKPFLAVISYPDPHGPNTVRPPYDHQFDNLPFAPPRTYLNGIPAPKWLGASKKHPKFRGDDMSKYFGMVKCIDDNIGRLLRQMEETGQLDQTLVIMTSDHGDLCYEHDRQNKGNPYEGSARVPMILRYPERIRSGEIYTQPMGTVDLTPTVMGLLNLPSNPHDQGRDLSAELVDAAAIQKADKERPRVTFLRNAGQNAQWVAAVDARYKLIISVNDVPWLFDAQRDPDEVRNFYGEPESKVVSERLAKALIEYGKMSKDPHLSHLKIAAALEKVLGKSPE
- a CDS encoding metallophosphoesterase family protein encodes the protein MHETTFRPTRRTFLLSAASSFGGLTLTPQCFAMADRSRKLPRLSLVVVSDTHLGYRDKEHAARLWEQTAVEIGKSSAELVLHLGDIVDGGRELQYPIYLKTREKIGKPVHEIPGNHDPQPLFEKYIRQPVDTVVEHKWLRFLLLNNARSDSHDGFISDDQLAWLETSCKEAENDGTYVALCMHVPAHTNQHPDRGWYVKPEHGQHELYNLLTRHRDRILCLMHGHFHNGIRGWEDHRPVHEIVFPSALYNQSRRLEEQNAPGYNLPEFRPGYTLITIDDGQMRLRYQPVGTADSVEKTCQLVSLKSMQKQQ